The DNA region AAGAAGTCACATGGAAAAGCTGGGAAAGAGGGATGTAATCCCATGGGAAACTGACCCGTGGATGCTCAtgaagggaaagagggaaggaGTCCCATGGGAAATTCTAACGGATCTCTGGCTGCTTTTCCCGTTCTGTCTTGCAGGCGAAGTTGATCGTGCCCAACAGCACGGCGGGGCTGATCATCGGGAAAGGTGGCGCGACCGTGAAAGCGGTGATGGAGCAGTCCGGGGCTTGGGTGCAGCTGTCGCAGAAGCCCGAGGGCATCAACCTGCAGGAGCGGGTGGTGACGGTGAGCGGCGAGGCCGAGCAGAACCGCAAGGCGGTGGAGCTGATCGtgcagaagatccaggaggaccCGCAGAGCGGCAGCTGCCTCAACATCAGCTATGCCAACATCTCGGGCCCGGTGGCCAACTCCAACCCAACCGGCTCGCCTTACGCCAACTCGACGGAGGTGCTGCCGGCGGCAGCGGCGGCGGCAGCGGCGGCTTCGGCGGCAGGCCTGCTGGGCCACGCCAACCTGGCGGGGGTGGCGGGCTTTGCAGGCGgtggcggaggaggaggaggtggcgCCGCCGGCCTGTCCGGCTTCACCGGCAACGACTTGCTGGCCATCAGCTCGGCCCTCAACACACTGGCGAGCTACGGCTACAACACCAACTCGCTGGGCCTGGGCCTCAACCCGGCCACCGCCACCGGGGTCTTGGCGGCAGTGGCAGCCAGTGCCAACCCTGCGGCCGCCGCCGCCGCCAACCTCCTGGCTTCGTACGCCAGCGAGGCCTCGGCTGCGGCGGcgggtggaggaggaggtggaggaggcggCGGGGGAGGCGGCGGAGGGGGCGGAGGCAACAACCCTGGCAGCGCGGTGGGTACCTTCTCCCTGGGCTCCTTGGCGGCCGCCACCAACGGCTACTTCAGCGCGGCGTCTCCCCTGGCGGCCGGCTCCATCCTGGCGGCCGAGAAGCTGGGCGAGGCCTCGAAGGACGTGGTGGAGATCGCGGTGCCCGAGAACCTGGTCGGCGCCATTTTGGGCAAAGGCGGGAAGACGCTGGTCGAGTACCAGGAGTTGACTGGCGCCCGCATTCAGATCTCCAAAAAGGGCGAGTTTATCCCCGGCACCAGGAACCGCAAGGTGACCATCACCGGCACGGCGGCCGCGACCCAGGCCGCGCAGTATTTAATCAGCCAGAGGATCACCTACGAGCAAGGGGTCCGTGCCGCCAACCTCCAGAAAGTCGGTTAGACGACGACAACATCAACGACGACGACAACAACAACACCACCAACACCAAACCAAACGAGGTGCCGAAACAGAAAGACAGGTTTccgttttttttctaaaaaaaagaacTGAAAGGGGCTTATATAGTACTTGATTCTAATTAAAACGTCTTGTATTAATATATTATATGACAACGTCAGAGATCTGTGTATATGTAAATAATGTTTACCACTCGTTTCCATGAAGACCACTTCTTGATCCTCAATCTCTtcttcttctccccccaccattttgttttcttcctctttttccCCATCCCACCAATCTCTCCCTATCTTTATGGCTCCCCCGCCCAGTCCCTGGTTGTGGTCCTGTTGGATTTGACCAAAATGTTGGCCTCAGATGGGTTGTCCGTCAGTTGCCCTCTGAGGCCAAAGTGGGATGGGATGCTGCGTGCGCCTGAAATGACCTCCattcctacaccccctccccatcccttcttATTCCTGTCCCACTCTCCTGTCATCCCTGGCCCTCCCTAGTCTCTCCTCGATGCCCCCTCCGCTTGCCCCATTGCCCACACTATCATCCCCTTCTCACCTCACCTCCTCCATGTCCCAATTCAATTcttatcctcctcctcctcctcctctttctccgTCCCCGACCGCCTTCATCTTTCTCCATCCTCACTTGCCCCCCCatttcctcctccccatttcccCTCCTTTCACCGTCACTGTGCcttctccctctcgccctccttttcccttcacatctcctttccCAACCCCCACTCAACCCTTAAaacccctccctgcctccctttcCGCCAAGACTCAATCTtcaccccttccctcccttgctgctcctttacccatcactgaccctccccCTTCTTGATCTCATTCAACTCCAATCCTCTTGCCCCTCACCACCTACAGCCCTCTGTTAACCCCTTCCTCCATCCCCACCCAACCTCAGCTCCATCACCATTTctaccttccccttccccttacTTCCCACTGCATCCCTTCTCCCTATTCcctcccccatctccttcctaacATCCCCATCCTTTATCTCCTTTCCCCATCCACCTTCTCCCTCATCCTGCCATCCCTTCCTCTGCCTGCCAACTTCCCATCTACCCGTAGTGTAGACTGGGTGTATCCAGCTGGATGTACCCCTGGATGCTCTGACAAGGGTTCTGCCCTCTCTAGTGGCCAAGCACCACAACGTTCCTGCCGTTGATAGATTGGCACATCCATCATGGTGTCACTTTGCTTTTTGACTCCTGTTGGACAGGCGAACTAACCTTTCAACCCGTACCCCCTCAAACATCCTCAATTGCCCAATCCCCCCCATTCCTGATATTTTTATTATTCGGGAATTAAAGGGATCTACAAGAATGAGGGAAGCAAAACGCACAATGCCCCTGAGGAGTTGGTTATTCCTAGGTCTTGTTCCTGGCAAGGTTGTGGGGGAATTCCAGGGCAGCCCTGGAAATGTTGGCAATTCTGCTCTTCATCCCAATCTAATGGCAATGTGAAAACACCAGCAATACTTATCATATTCAAAGTTTCGAGTAAAACGCCACTCTTTTTAACCCCCCCTTGCTTCCTGGGTGTTGAAAGGAAAATAGCTTGGGAGTCTGGCTTAACCTTTCTGGGAGCGTTTCTGGCTACATCGGCCCAGTGGCAGAACCTCAATGAATTTTCACAGAAACTGAGAGTTGAAAACTATCAGCAAAATTGACCAGGTTGGAGTAGTTTCCTCTAGAAAGGAGATGGTTGACATGTGACCAGATTGCAGCCTTTAAAATTTTGGAAGAATTGAGTGGACCGTGTGTTAGCATCCCAAAACTAGCACCCAGCTTCAtcctggctctttgaaagagctatccagttTAGATCCTCACTTTTGCTGGTAACTTTGCAAACTAGAGAGGCCTCACTGTAAGATAGCAGCtggtatattccagtgataattCAGGGAGAACTGCTTTGGCCAGAATGTGGGACTGGCTGCCACAGGGAGCAGTAATATAGACTCGGTATATTTAAGGGAAAGATAGATAAACACATGAGGATGAAGAAAACTGGAGCAGAaactaaagttgctggaaaaattcagcaggtctggcagcatcagtggagagagaaatcagagttaacatcttgggtccagcagcccttcctcagaactgagaagcaaggaggttatgtCACTATGTTGAGATGGGAAGTGGGTTGTATGAGGTTGGTTTTGTGATCTGGTCTGTCCTCCCACTCAGGCCTTTGCGAACGGCGGTGGCATTTGGTCAAATGCTCCATAAAAACGATGGGTGCAAAATATTAGACAACAGCGAGAACATTCCCTCTGCAAAGGGTAAACAGACTCTTGTAGGAAAAGATGTGATGTACACTGGGCCTGTCAGTTCTGTTGGATAAGTTATGACTGACTCAGTTTCCTCTTGGTTTGTATCAGTTTTCATCACCatttatccaattgtcttttgaACCGATTCCCACGTCAGTGCCCTCATGGTCGACAGAAACAAGTCAAGACTAGCATTTCCAGCATCAAGCAAGCCACACTGACCAGGAATAAGTTCACAATTGCAGTGCGTTGCACCCCCACTATCAGACCCTCAGTTAATAATCACTCTTTCTGTTTCACCGACCCTCAGTAAAGCACTCTGTTATAATACTCCCTCTGACACAGTGACCCTTTTTGTGAAACTTTCAGTTataatcataaaatccctgcagtgtggaagcaggccatttggtccatcaagtgcACACCATGGCagagtggctagcattgctgcctcacagcagtaccagggacctgagttcaaatggctgtctatgtggagtttgcatgctgtccctgtgtctgcgagggtttcctccaggtgctctggtttcttcccatggttcaaagatgtgcaggttagattgattagccttgggaaatgcaggcttatggatgggatgctctttggacggtcaatgtggacttgatgggccaattggcctgcttctacactgtaggaatcctATGAACTCTCCAAAGGATGAGCCTCTACTGCATTTCCtctggctaatccagctagcatgaacactatgggtaattttagcatggctaatcctcctaacttttggactgtgggaggaaatcagagcacccggaggaaacccatgtagacagggggagaaggtgcaaactccacacagacactcacctggaggtgggatcgaacctgggtccctggcatcgtgaggcagcagtgctagccaccccACACCTCCTGTTACATTTACCTCAGTTTGTCTCTCCGTTATAACACGTTTtctgttacactgaccctccatatACAGCTCTATTATAATTACTCCATTGCCTTACCCGGTCATGTGCTATGTCAACAGTTTGATTTTATCTGCACTTCAGTCAGCCTGACAGCCATCAATGCAAGGGAAATGTATCCCAGTTGTTAGACTGAATTTCCCCTGTGTGATTATGTCTGTATTCTTTTATTGCCACACTCCTTGGGGTATAGAGACATTCTTTAACCTTGTAGTGCCCAAATAACATCTGCTTCTCGCCACACAGGCAGTCCTGATCCACCTGACCTTTAGATCAAGCAGCCCACAGGTAGGACATGGATTTGTACCTGATGCATTTTCACAGCATTGGAAAGAACTAGCGTCTGTGATTCCGTACGGTGACTAATCGAGCTATAGTTATCCAAGGTTGAGGGTCCATTAGTCGACAGTCAGTTATGGTCCTGGATtctgaaggggtttgacaggATGGACACTGAAGAGTGTGTTTCTTCATtgttggggaatctagaacatgGAGGTCCAATCCCAGGGCAGGggggactgagttgaggagaaatgtcttcactcagtcttctaagtctttggaattctccacctgGATGTTTGGGGAGGTTCTGTCATTAAACATATTTAGAACTGGGGTAGACAGATTTTTGGAAATCAAGGGAATGGGGAGTGGATGGGAAAATGGATTTTAAGCCCCCATTCAGGCGttatcgtattgaatggcagagtagacttgatggtcTCCTTGTGTTTTTCTACCTGAGGTCTCCACATAAGTGTGTGGTGTTTATGGATCCCTAGGTTTGCAGGTTGATGTTCCTCCATGAACAGTTCACTTCCCAGCTTCAAGGAAAAGACTCCTTCCCACCTCACCATCCCTGGATTTCTTCCCACATAATTTCAATTTGCTGTTTGAGTCACTCACTTGCGTCCATCTATGTATCCCGGGGACTGAGTCATGAGAGTTACAGGTGTCTGATGGGTGGACGGGGTTGCTATTTGTGATTAGGCTGCCTCCACCTTTCTCTTTGTCACTGGGTTTCAGTCTGATGTGACCTCCTCTGCCCTCATTTACTAATACAGTACCTTCAGCACTGCTCCACTTTGCCACAAACTGTGACCTATATCCTGCCCAAAGACTGAGGTTACCCTGACTGGCATAGTTATTTATAGAACTACAAACCAGAACATCTTGAGTGTATTTCTCTATTCCTTGTGAGCACATCGTATGAATGCCTGTAGGGAGGGTGGGGCAAAGGCTTGGGATCTGATGAGGTACTGCAGCATtgaaaggggagagagagtgagagagacagagagagagagtgctgcAGCTGGGAATTGTTACCGTGATAACTCCCAGAGTCATGGATCCagagaattagattagattagattccctacagtgtggagacaggcctttcggcccaacaagcccacactgccccttgaagcatcccacacatccctgaacactacgggcaatttagcatggtcaatccattaaacctgcacacctttggactgtgggaggaaaccggagcacccggaggaaaaccacgcagacgcagggagaatgtgcaaactccacacagataactTGTTTTGACTTTACCCTCTTCTAGACCATATCCTCCCCTACCTTTTCCTCAGTCTGACCTCCTGCATCCTCCTCCCATGGTGATTTGGATGCTTCCAAGCTAACGTTCAGGCTGCCAATTGGGACTCCCATGTTAGCAGTTTGCTGTGGGCATTCCCAACTCTACTACCCATTCGCATTGTGTGTGCCCCTTTCATTCAGGTGCCATCGCAGTTGATATTCCACCAGGTCTTTGGCTGAGGCATTCCATTGAATGTGAACTTTTTGCCTCTAATAACCACCCCCACCCTCAGCCCATCTGCCAAACCCTGGCtcactcctccctccccacctccacttccaTTGAACAAACTGAAACAAAGAGCTGCAGTATTAAACCTAAAGAGAAGCATTGAGCAACAAGGGCTTTGTAACCTGGTGCCTATGTGATCTTGAATCCTCAAAGGGTCAAAGGGCTCCACTCTGAGAGTCTTCTAGCCACTGAGTAAAGGAGACCTGTGATACCTTCTCTTGGACCAGGAGTTGCCCATTGAGTGCCCAACTCTCTTCTACcgttcagttagatcatggctaatctgtgtcTCAATTCCTTGATTCCATGGTCCGGCCTGGTCAAAATGTAGTGAACTcagttttgaaattgtgccaAATTTGCAAATGTGTGCCAAATTGCCATACCTCAAGAGACTGTCTCCTTTATGACCCCTATGGCCATCCTGTTAGGATCTGTACAACCAGTGAAAACTGCCCTTGGTCAGAAAGATGCAAGCTGTGATCTCAAGGGAGATCGCAAACCTCTCATTCAACACTTTCTTTCAGTGCTGGTCCAGTCATGCGTAATGTttaactcctgcagtgatgatACCTCTTCATCCCTCTATCCATGATTCCCAAAAAacataggagcaaaaattaggccattcggcccattgaatctgctccatcattcaatcatggctgaaagttcctcaaccccgttctcctgttttctccccataacccttcatccccttgataatca from Stegostoma tigrinum isolate sSteTig4 chromosome 39, sSteTig4.hap1, whole genome shotgun sequence includes:
- the LOC125447820 gene encoding RNA-binding protein Nova-1-like isoform X2; amino-acid sequence: MLVPEEGEFFLKVLIPSYAAGSIIGKGGQTIVQLQKETSATIKLSKSKDFYPGTTERVCLIQGTVEALNAVHDFIAEKVREMPQNVGKTEPVNILQPQTNVNPDRVKQAKLIVPNSTAGLIIGKGGATVKAVMEQSGAWVQLSQKPEGINLQERVVTVSGEAEQNRKAVELIVQKIQEDPQSGSCLNISYANISGPVANSNPTGSPYANSTEVLPAAAAAAAAASAAGLLGHANLAGVAGFAGGGGGGGGGAAGLSGFTGNDLLAISSALNTLASYGYNTNSLGLGLNPATATGVLAAVAASANPAAAAAANLLASYASEASAAAAGGGGGGGGGGGGGGGGGGNNPGSAVGTFSLGSLAAATNGYFSAASPLAAGSILAAEKLGEASKDVVEIAVPENLVGAILGKGGKTLVEYQELTGARIQISKKGEFIPGTRNRKVTITGTAAATQAAQYLISQRITYEQGVRAANLQKVG
- the LOC125447820 gene encoding RNA-binding protein Nova-1-like isoform X1 codes for the protein MMGPMQQNGTHIELDPPDSRKRPLEAPIDAGSTKRTNTGEEGEFFLKVLIPSYAAGSIIGKGGQTIVQLQKETSATIKLSKSKDFYPGTTERVCLIQGTVEALNAVHDFIAEKVREMPQNVGKTEPVNILQPQTNVNPDRVKQAKLIVPNSTAGLIIGKGGATVKAVMEQSGAWVQLSQKPEGINLQERVVTVSGEAEQNRKAVELIVQKIQEDPQSGSCLNISYANISGPVANSNPTGSPYANSTEVLPAAAAAAAAASAAGLLGHANLAGVAGFAGGGGGGGGGAAGLSGFTGNDLLAISSALNTLASYGYNTNSLGLGLNPATATGVLAAVAASANPAAAAAANLLASYASEASAAAAGGGGGGGGGGGGGGGGGGNNPGSAVGTFSLGSLAAATNGYFSAASPLAAGSILAAEKLGEASKDVVEIAVPENLVGAILGKGGKTLVEYQELTGARIQISKKGEFIPGTRNRKVTITGTAAATQAAQYLISQRITYEQGVRAANLQKVG